The Salvia miltiorrhiza cultivar Shanhuang (shh) chromosome 1, IMPLAD_Smil_shh, whole genome shotgun sequence genome has a window encoding:
- the LOC130999983 gene encoding caffeic acid 3-O-methyltransferase-like, producing MNNYKWCSSEEEASSFALQLTTACALPAALKCAVELNLLELIKKAGPSAPTELAAQITTANPQAPLMIDRILRLLAANNILLCTLRRQPDGGAIERLYSLAPVCDFLTKNEDAVSFAPLVLLNNHHIFMQSRYHLKDAVVEGGVPFKRAHGMGGFEYLATDPRCNQIFNQAMSEHSSMIMRKILQVYKGFEGVKRLVDVGGGTGASLNMIMSQYPSIKALNFDLPHVIQAAPAPPHMGMEHVSGDMFVSVPQGDAIFIKWICHNWGDEECSRLLKNCHKALSDNGKVVMVERIISEIPNTDSVGMAYDVTMLAFNGSGKERTEMEFQALAKASGFKKFHKVVSAFGHWVMEMYN from the exons atgaataattataagtGGTGTTCATCAGAAGAAGAAGCATCATCATTCGCCTTGCAACTAACTACTGCTTGTGCACTCCCAGCAGCACTAAAATGCGCCGTGGAGCTCAACCTACTGGAGCTCATCAAGAAAGCTGGCCCCTCCGCCCCTACTGAACTCGCCGCCCAAATCACGACGGCGAACCCTCAGGCCCCCCTCATGATTGACAGGATCCTCCGCCTCCTAGCTGCCAATAACATCCTACTCTGCACCCTCAGACGGCAGCCCGACGGCGGCGCCATTGAGCGCCTCTATTCTTTGGCTCCAGTTTGCGACTTCTTAACTAAGAACGAGGACGCCGTTTCTTTTGCTCCTCTCGTGCTCCTCAACAATCATCACATCTTCATGCAAAGCCG gtaccATTTGAAAGATGCGGTTGTTGAAGGCGGAGTCCCGTTCAAGAGAGCTCATGGAATGGGCGGATTCGAGTACCTGGCTACGGACCCCAGATGTAACCAGATTTTCAACCAAGCTATGTCGGAACATTCGAGCATGATAATGCGGAAAATTCTTCAAGTATATAAAGGATTTGAGGGTGTGAAACGGCTGGTGGATGTTGGTGGTGGAACAGGAGCTTCTCTCAACATGATCATGTCCCAATATCCTTCAATCAAGGCCCTCAACTTTGATCTGCCCCACGTTATTCAAGCTGCTCCTGCTCCTCCTCATATGG GGATGGAGCATGTTAGCGGAGACATGTTTGTTAGCGTGCCTCAAGGAGATGCCATTTTCATCAAG tggatttgccataaTTGGGGTGATGAAGAGTGCTCGAGACTATTGAAAAATTGCCATAAAGCTCTCTCAGATAACGGTAAAGTGGTGATGGTCGAACGAATAATTTCGGAGATTCCAAACACAGATTCCGTAGGCATGGCTTATGACGTGACGATGTTAGCTTTTAATGGCAGTGGAAAGGAAAGGACGGAAATGGAATTTCAAGCATTAGCTAAAGCTTCTGGTTTCAAAAAATTCCACAAAGTTGTTAGCGCTTTTGGCCATTGGGTCATGGAGATGTACAACTAA